In a single window of the Serratia quinivorans genome:
- the sbp_1 gene encoding Sulfate starvation-induced protein 2, whose translation MRMRKWGVGLTIMLLASGAMAKDIQLLNVSYDPTREFYQEYNTAFGKYWQQQTGDKVTVRQSHGGSGKQATSVINGIEADVVTLALAYDVDAIAERGRIDKEWIKRLPDNSAPYTSTIVFLVRKGNPKQIHDWADLIKPGVSVITPNPKTSGGARWNYLAAWGYALHQNNNDQAKAQEFVKNLYKNVEVLDSGARGSTNTFVERGIGDVLIAWENEALLAEKELGKDKFEIITPSESILAEPTVSVVDKVVDKRGTRDVATAYLKYLYTPEGQTIAAKNYYRPRDAAVAAKFADQFPKLKLFTVDDTFGGWTQAQKVHFATGGVFDEISKR comes from the coding sequence ATGCGTATGCGTAAATGGGGTGTAGGTCTGACAATAATGCTGCTGGCGTCCGGCGCCATGGCGAAAGATATCCAATTGCTGAACGTTTCATACGACCCGACGCGTGAGTTCTATCAGGAATATAACACCGCATTCGGTAAATACTGGCAGCAGCAGACCGGCGATAAAGTTACGGTGCGTCAGTCGCATGGTGGCTCCGGCAAGCAGGCGACTTCGGTGATTAACGGCATTGAGGCCGACGTAGTGACACTGGCGCTGGCCTATGACGTGGACGCTATCGCTGAGCGCGGGCGCATTGATAAAGAGTGGATCAAACGTCTGCCGGACAACTCGGCACCTTATACCTCGACCATTGTGTTCCTGGTGCGCAAAGGTAATCCAAAGCAAATTCACGATTGGGCGGATTTGATCAAACCGGGCGTCTCGGTAATCACCCCGAACCCGAAAACCTCTGGCGGTGCGCGTTGGAACTATCTGGCGGCCTGGGGTTATGCACTGCATCAGAACAATAACGATCAGGCCAAGGCGCAAGAATTCGTTAAAAACCTGTATAAGAACGTCGAAGTGCTGGATTCCGGTGCGCGCGGTTCAACCAATACCTTTGTTGAACGCGGTATCGGTGATGTGCTGATCGCTTGGGAGAACGAAGCGCTGCTGGCGGAAAAAGAGCTGGGCAAGGACAAGTTTGAGATTATCACCCCAAGCGAATCGATTCTGGCCGAGCCGACCGTGTCGGTGGTGGATAAAGTGGTTGATAAGCGCGGTACCCGTGATGTGGCTACGGCTTACCTGAAGTATCTGTATACGCCGGAAGGGCAGACCATCGCGGCGAAAAACTATTACCGTCCACGCGATGCGGCGGTAGCGGCCAAGTTTGCCGACCAGTTCCCAAAACTGAAACTGTTCACCGTGGATGATACTTTCGGCGGCTGGACTCAGGCGCAGAAGGTGCACTTTGCCACCGGCGGCGTGTTTGACGAAATCAGCAAACGTTGA
- the tpiA gene encoding Triosephosphate isomerase, whose protein sequence is MRHPLVMGNWKLNGSTHMVNELIAALRNELSSVDGCGVAIAPPVMYLDQAKHALAGSRIALGAQNVDVNLSGAFTGEVSADMLKDIGAQYIIIGHSERRTYHKETDAAIAEKFAVLKTAGLIPVLCIGETDAENEAGKTEEVCARQIDAVLKTQGAEAFKGAVIAYEPIWAIGTGKSATPAQAQAVHKFIRDHIAKQDAAVAAEVIIQYGGSVNDKNAAELFTQPDIDGALVGGASLKADAFAVIVKAAAAAKKA, encoded by the coding sequence ATGCGTCATCCATTAGTTATGGGTAACTGGAAGCTTAACGGCAGCACTCACATGGTTAACGAACTGATCGCCGCACTGCGCAATGAACTGAGCAGTGTTGACGGTTGTGGCGTCGCTATCGCACCACCGGTCATGTACCTGGACCAGGCCAAGCACGCGCTGGCCGGCAGCCGCATCGCTCTGGGCGCCCAAAACGTAGACGTGAACCTGTCCGGCGCATTCACCGGTGAAGTTTCCGCCGACATGCTGAAAGATATTGGTGCGCAATACATCATCATCGGCCACTCCGAGCGTCGTACTTACCACAAAGAAACTGACGCTGCGATCGCCGAGAAATTTGCCGTGCTGAAAACTGCCGGTCTGATCCCAGTGCTGTGCATCGGTGAAACTGACGCTGAAAACGAAGCGGGTAAAACCGAAGAAGTTTGCGCACGTCAGATCGACGCCGTACTGAAAACCCAGGGTGCAGAAGCCTTTAAAGGCGCGGTTATCGCTTATGAGCCAATTTGGGCTATCGGTACCGGCAAGTCTGCCACTCCTGCGCAGGCACAGGCAGTACACAAATTTATCCGCGATCACATCGCCAAGCAGGACGCAGCCGTGGCTGCAGAAGTGATCATCCAGTACGGCGGCTCCGTGAACGACAAAAATGCCGCCGAGCTGTTCACTCAGCCGGACATCGACGGCGCGCTGGTTGGCGGCGCATCACTGAAAGCCGATGCTTTCGCCGTGATCGTCAAAGCCGCTGCTGCTGCTAAAAAAGCCTGA
- the phoP_1 gene encoding Alkaline phosphatase synthesis transcriptional regulatory protein phoP — translation MNKILLVDDDRELTSLLKELLEMEGFTIVVAYDGEQALSLLDSSIDLLLLDIMMPKKNGIDTLKELRQHHQTPVIMLTARGSELDRVLGLELGADDYLPKPFNDRELVARIRAILRRSNWSEQQQNVDTGAPTLDVDGLQLNPGRQEASFDGQTLDLTGTEFTLLYLLAQHLGQVVSRELLSQEVLGKRLTPFDRAIDMHISNLRRKLPNRKDGHPWFKTLRGRGYLMVSAT, via the coding sequence ATGAACAAAATTCTGTTAGTTGACGACGACCGCGAGCTGACCTCGCTGTTAAAAGAACTTCTTGAAATGGAAGGTTTTACTATCGTCGTGGCCTACGATGGTGAACAGGCGTTGTCGCTTCTGGACAGCTCCATTGATCTGCTGTTGCTCGATATCATGATGCCGAAGAAAAACGGTATCGATACGTTAAAAGAGCTGCGTCAGCACCACCAGACGCCGGTCATTATGCTGACCGCTCGCGGCAGCGAACTGGACCGGGTACTGGGTCTGGAGCTGGGTGCCGATGACTACTTGCCAAAGCCTTTTAACGATCGCGAACTGGTTGCGCGTATTCGTGCGATTCTGCGCCGCTCCAACTGGAGCGAGCAGCAGCAAAATGTCGATACCGGCGCACCCACGCTGGACGTTGACGGTTTGCAACTCAACCCGGGCCGCCAGGAAGCCAGTTTCGACGGCCAAACGCTGGATCTTACCGGCACCGAATTTACCCTGTTGTACCTGCTGGCACAGCATCTCGGCCAGGTAGTCTCTCGTGAACTGCTGAGCCAGGAAGTGCTGGGCAAACGTCTGACGCCGTTTGATCGCGCCATCGATATGCACATCTCTAACTTAAGACGTAAACTGCCGAACCGCAAAGACGGCCACCCGTGGTTCAAAACCTTGCGTGGACGGGGTTACTTAATGGTATCTGCAACATGA
- the cpxP gene encoding Periplasmic protein CpxP precursor, with the protein MRKVTALVMASMLAIGSTAAFAADTKSETVPTPGNDAMTRAPGQHHMFDGVSLSEQQRQQMRDLMRQARHDLPGVNVAEMEAMHKLVTADKFDEAAVYAQAEQMAQQQVKRQVEMARVRNQMYNLLTPQQKSVLDQKHQQRMQQMEQQISGLQQTSAQKLSMTE; encoded by the coding sequence ATGCGTAAGGTGACCGCATTAGTTATGGCATCAATGCTGGCAATAGGTTCTACCGCTGCGTTTGCTGCTGACACTAAATCGGAAACTGTACCGACTCCCGGCAACGACGCGATGACCCGAGCACCAGGTCAGCACCACATGTTTGACGGTGTCAGCCTGTCTGAACAGCAGCGTCAGCAAATGCGCGATTTAATGCGCCAGGCGCGCCACGATCTGCCTGGTGTCAATGTAGCTGAAATGGAAGCCATGCATAAGCTGGTGACCGCAGACAAATTTGATGAAGCCGCCGTTTATGCCCAGGCGGAACAGATGGCTCAGCAACAGGTTAAGCGCCAGGTCGAAATGGCCAGAGTGCGCAACCAAATGTATAACCTGCTGACGCCACAGCAAAAAAGTGTTTTAGACCAGAAACATCAGCAGCGAATGCAGCAGATGGAGCAACAAATTTCTGGTTTGCAGCAAACTTCTGCCCAGAAGTTAAGTATGACTGAGTAG
- the pfkA_1 gene encoding 6-phosphofructokinase isozyme 1 yields the protein MIKKIGVLTSGGDSPGMNAAIRGVVRAALSEGLEVFGIYDGYLGLYEDRMEKLDRYSVSDMINRGGTFLGSARFPEFRDDSVRAKAIENLQNRGIDALVVIGGDGSYMGAKRLTEEGFPCIGLPGTIDNDVAGTDYTIGFFTALETVVEAIDRLRDTSSSHQRISIVEVMGRYCGDLTLAAAIAGGCEFIVLPEIEFNREDLVCEIKAGIDKGKKHAIVAITEHICDIDELARHIEQETKRETRATVLGHIQRGGSPVAYDRILASRMGAYAIELLLQGYGGRCVGIQNEKMVHHDIIDAIENMKRPFKGDWLETAKKLY from the coding sequence ATGATCAAGAAAATCGGTGTACTGACAAGTGGCGGTGATTCGCCGGGTATGAACGCTGCGATCCGTGGCGTTGTGCGTGCTGCACTTTCAGAAGGTCTGGAAGTTTTTGGTATTTACGATGGCTACCTTGGCTTGTACGAAGATCGCATGGAAAAATTGGACCGCTACAGCGTGTCCGATATGATCAATCGCGGCGGCACCTTCCTTGGTTCAGCCCGTTTCCCGGAGTTCAGAGACGACAGCGTACGTGCCAAGGCGATTGAAAATCTGCAAAACCGCGGCATTGATGCGCTGGTGGTGATTGGCGGTGACGGTTCCTATATGGGGGCTAAACGCCTGACGGAAGAAGGTTTCCCTTGTATTGGCTTGCCGGGCACTATCGATAACGACGTGGCCGGTACCGACTACACCATCGGTTTCTTCACCGCGCTTGAAACCGTGGTGGAAGCGATTGACCGCTTGCGCGATACCTCATCTTCACATCAGCGTATTTCTATCGTTGAAGTGATGGGGCGTTATTGCGGCGATCTGACGCTGGCGGCGGCGATTGCCGGCGGTTGCGAGTTCATCGTGTTGCCTGAAATTGAGTTCAACCGTGAAGATCTGGTTTGTGAAATCAAAGCCGGCATCGACAAAGGTAAAAAACACGCGATTGTGGCAATCACCGAGCATATCTGCGATATCGATGAGCTGGCGCGCCATATCGAGCAAGAAACCAAGCGTGAAACCCGCGCTACCGTGTTGGGGCATATTCAGCGCGGTGGTTCACCGGTAGCCTACGACCGTATTCTGGCTTCCCGTATGGGTGCTTACGCCATCGAGCTGTTGTTGCAGGGCTACGGCGGCCGCTGTGTCGGTATCCAAAACGAGAAGATGGTGCACCACGACATCATCGATGCGATCGAAAACATGAAGCGTCCATTCAAGGGCGACTGGCTGGAAACGGCGAAAAAACTGTACTGA
- the fieF_1 gene encoding Ferrous-iron efflux pump FieF, translated as MEPQYARLVKSAALAATALASILLLIKIVAWYHTGSVSLLAALVDSLVDIAASLTNLLVVRYSLQPADEEHTFGHGKAESLAALAQSMFISGSALFLFLTGFQHLYSPETLRDPGVGIAVTVVALFSTLLLVTYQRWVVRKTRSQAVRADMLHYQSDVMMNGAILIALALSWYGFQRADALFALAIGVYILYSALRMGHEAVQSLLDRALPDDERQAIIDVISSWPGVKGAHDLRTRQSGPTRFIQLHLEMDDALPLIQAHLLAEQVEQALLHRFPGADVLIHQDPCSVVPEGRQGRWEL; from the coding sequence ATGGAACCGCAATATGCGCGTTTGGTGAAATCCGCCGCGTTAGCTGCCACTGCGTTGGCCTCGATACTGCTACTGATCAAAATTGTCGCCTGGTACCACACCGGTTCGGTGAGCCTGCTGGCCGCTTTGGTAGATTCCCTGGTGGATATCGCCGCGTCGCTGACCAACTTGCTGGTGGTGCGTTATTCGCTGCAGCCGGCCGACGAGGAACACACCTTCGGGCATGGTAAGGCCGAGTCGTTGGCCGCGCTGGCGCAGAGCATGTTTATTTCCGGCTCGGCACTGTTTCTGTTCCTGACCGGCTTCCAGCATCTGTACTCTCCGGAAACGCTGCGCGATCCCGGTGTTGGTATTGCCGTGACGGTGGTGGCGTTGTTCAGCACCTTGCTGCTGGTCACCTATCAGCGTTGGGTGGTAAGGAAAACCCGTAGTCAGGCCGTACGAGCAGATATGCTGCATTATCAGTCAGATGTCATGATGAATGGTGCTATTCTTATAGCGCTTGCGCTAAGCTGGTACGGTTTTCAACGGGCGGATGCGCTGTTTGCATTGGCCATTGGCGTCTACATTCTTTATAGCGCGCTGCGGATGGGCCATGAGGCGGTGCAATCGCTGCTGGACAGGGCATTGCCGGACGATGAGCGTCAGGCAATTATTGATGTGATTTCTTCCTGGCCAGGGGTGAAAGGTGCGCATGACCTGCGGACCCGCCAGTCCGGTCCGACGCGTTTTATCCAGTTGCATCTGGAAATGGATGATGCGCTGCCGCTGATACAGGCGCATCTTCTGGCCGAGCAGGTGGAACAGGCACTGTTGCATCGTTTCCCCGGAGCGGATGTCCTCATTCACCAGGATCCCTGTTCCGTGGTGCCGGAGGGCCGACAGGGGCGTTGGGAGCTATAA
- the fpr gene encoding Ferredoxin--NADP reductase: protein MADWVNGKVTQVTQWTDGLFSITVHAPIAPFIAGQFAKLALEIDGERVQRAYSYVNAPSDPNLEFYLVTVPEGKLSPRLNQLRPGSEVMVTKEAAGFFVLEEVPECDTLWMLATGTAIGPYLSMLQEGKDLERFKNLVLVHAARFARDLSYLPLMQQLQQRYNGKLRIQTIVSREEVTGSLTGRVPALIEDGRLEAAVGLPLDAETDHVMLCGNPQMVRDTQQTLKDQRQMRKHLRRKPGHITSEQYW from the coding sequence ATGGCTGACTGGGTTAATGGCAAGGTTACACAAGTCACGCAATGGACCGACGGGCTGTTCAGCATCACCGTCCATGCCCCCATTGCTCCCTTTATCGCCGGGCAATTTGCCAAACTGGCGCTGGAAATTGACGGCGAACGCGTGCAGCGCGCCTATTCCTACGTCAACGCCCCCAGCGATCCGAACCTGGAGTTTTACCTGGTCACCGTGCCGGAAGGCAAACTGAGCCCACGCCTCAATCAACTGCGACCGGGTTCCGAAGTGATGGTGACCAAAGAGGCCGCCGGATTTTTCGTGCTGGAGGAAGTGCCTGAATGCGACACCCTGTGGATGTTGGCGACAGGCACCGCCATCGGCCCTTACCTGTCGATGCTGCAGGAAGGCAAAGACCTGGAGCGCTTCAAAAATCTGGTGCTGGTGCATGCCGCCCGCTTTGCGCGCGATCTCAGCTACCTGCCGCTGATGCAGCAATTACAGCAGCGTTACAACGGCAAACTGCGCATTCAGACTATTGTCAGCCGCGAAGAAGTCACCGGCTCGCTGACCGGCCGCGTACCGGCGCTGATCGAGGATGGCCGGCTGGAAGCGGCGGTGGGATTACCCCTCGACGCGGAAACCGACCATGTGATGCTGTGCGGTAACCCGCAAATGGTGCGGGATACCCAGCAAACGCTGAAGGATCAGCGGCAAATGCGCAAGCACCTGCGCCGCAAGCCTGGCCATATCACCAGCGAGCAATACTGGTAG
- a CDS encoding Predicted membrane protein encodes MTIQQWCFSFKGRIGRRDFWIWMVLWLVLMVVAFSLASRELVDIQTIAFFIVGLLWPTAAVLVKRLHDRNKAGWWALLLILAWLLAAGNWQMLAPLWQWGVGRFIPTLIIVMMMIDLGAFVGTPDDNRFGPPAEPVKFSAQ; translated from the coding sequence ATGACAATACAACAGTGGTGCTTTTCGTTTAAGGGCCGAATTGGGCGGCGTGACTTTTGGATTTGGATGGTGCTGTGGCTGGTGCTGATGGTTGTGGCTTTTTCTCTCGCCAGTCGTGAACTGGTGGATATCCAGACCATCGCATTCTTTATCGTGGGCTTGCTGTGGCCGACGGCGGCGGTGTTGGTGAAACGGCTGCACGACCGCAATAAAGCCGGCTGGTGGGCGTTATTGCTGATCCTGGCGTGGTTGCTGGCGGCGGGCAACTGGCAGATGCTGGCACCGCTCTGGCAATGGGGCGTCGGGCGTTTTATCCCGACGCTGATCATTGTGATGATGATGATCGATTTGGGCGCCTTTGTCGGCACGCCTGACGATAACCGTTTTGGTCCGCCGGCCGAGCCGGTGAAGTTCAGCGCACAATGA
- the emrD_2 gene encoding Multidrug resistance protein D, with protein MRKIENFHLLVMLTLLVAVGQMAQTIYVPVIADIAKALSVRSGAVQRVMAAYLMTYGFSQLIYGPLSDRIGRRPVILAGMMIFMMGALGALLSTNLTMLVAASAIQGMGTGVAGVMARTMPRDLYAGTSLRYANSLLNMGILVSPLLAPIIGGALAMIFGWRACYAFLLVLCAGVAFAMFRWLPETRPQQTEKRRMLASFRKLLTDSTFSCYLVMLIGALAGIAVFEASCGVLMGGVLGLSGLTVSILFILPIPAAFFGAWYAGRDGKSFHSLVWHSVISCLLAGLMMWIPGWFGVMNIWTLIVPAALFFFGAGMLFPLATTGAMEPFPYLAGAAGALVGGMQNMGSGLATWLSAMLPQTGQFSLGLLMFAMALLILLCWWPLSHRMQHQGHTV; from the coding sequence ATGAGAAAAATAGAAAACTTTCACCTGTTGGTGATGCTTACCCTGTTAGTGGCCGTCGGTCAGATGGCACAAACCATTTATGTCCCCGTGATTGCTGATATTGCCAAGGCTCTGTCGGTGCGCTCCGGTGCCGTGCAGCGCGTGATGGCGGCTTATCTGATGACCTATGGTTTCTCGCAGTTGATTTACGGCCCGCTGTCGGACCGTATTGGCCGTCGGCCGGTGATCCTGGCCGGGATGATGATTTTTATGATGGGTGCGCTTGGCGCGCTGCTGTCCACCAACCTGACGATGCTGGTTGCCGCCAGTGCCATTCAGGGGATGGGGACCGGCGTGGCGGGGGTGATGGCGCGAACCATGCCGCGTGACCTGTATGCCGGTACTTCGCTGCGCTATGCCAACAGCCTGCTCAACATGGGCATTCTGGTCAGTCCGCTGTTGGCACCGATCATCGGTGGGGCATTGGCGATGATATTTGGCTGGCGCGCCTGTTATGCCTTCCTGTTGGTGTTGTGTGCCGGTGTAGCCTTCGCCATGTTCCGCTGGCTGCCGGAAACCCGACCGCAGCAGACCGAAAAGCGGCGCATGCTGGCGAGCTTCCGCAAGCTGCTGACGGACAGTACTTTCAGCTGTTATCTGGTGATGCTGATCGGTGCTCTGGCGGGGATCGCGGTCTTTGAAGCCAGCTGCGGCGTGCTGATGGGCGGCGTATTGGGCCTTAGCGGACTGACCGTCAGTATCCTGTTTATTCTGCCAATCCCGGCGGCGTTCTTTGGTGCCTGGTATGCCGGTCGTGACGGCAAAAGCTTCCACAGTCTGGTGTGGCATTCGGTGATCAGTTGCCTGTTGGCGGGCCTGATGATGTGGATCCCCGGGTGGTTTGGCGTGATGAATATCTGGACGCTGATTGTGCCGGCTGCGCTGTTCTTCTTCGGTGCCGGGATGCTATTCCCGCTGGCCACTACCGGGGCGATGGAGCCGTTTCCTTATCTGGCCGGTGCGGCTGGCGCATTGGTCGGGGGCATGCAGAACATGGGCTCCGGCCTGGCGACCTGGCTTTCCGCCATGCTGCCGCAGACCGGGCAGTTCAGCCTCGGCCTGCTGATGTTTGCCATGGCATTACTGATTTTGCTGTGCTGGTGGCCGTTATCGCACCGGATGCAGCATCAGGGACATACCGTATAA
- a CDS encoding iron-sulfur cluster biosynthesis transcriptional regulator SufR has protein sequence MKTTELILLQLKTLGPHSAKMLAERLDITPMGIRQHLQSLEKRELVGYEEARTKVGRPTRYWSLTQQGHAQFANGHDRLATELLGSAHQLFGAEGVDQLLSAREDKLYQRYAEELSEEDCHQAKLARLVRLRQHDGYMAELLEHPQGMLLVENHCPIGVAATACSSLCNSELQLFNRLFGQGYRIERTAHAISGSRHCAYLIRPLEL, from the coding sequence ATGAAGACAACAGAGCTGATTTTATTGCAGTTAAAAACCTTGGGGCCGCACTCTGCCAAAATGCTGGCTGAACGTCTGGACATCACCCCCATGGGTATCCGTCAGCATCTGCAATCTCTGGAAAAACGTGAGCTGGTGGGTTACGAGGAAGCGCGTACCAAGGTAGGTCGCCCCACACGCTACTGGTCGCTGACCCAGCAGGGCCACGCCCAGTTTGCCAATGGCCACGATCGGCTGGCGACAGAGCTGTTGGGATCCGCCCATCAGTTGTTTGGGGCGGAAGGGGTGGACCAGTTGCTCAGCGCGCGCGAAGACAAGCTTTATCAGCGCTATGCTGAAGAACTGTCTGAGGAAGACTGCCATCAGGCCAAACTCGCCCGATTGGTGCGCCTGCGGCAGCATGATGGCTACATGGCCGAACTGTTAGAGCACCCGCAGGGCATGCTACTGGTGGAAAACCACTGCCCAATCGGCGTGGCGGCCACCGCCTGCAGCAGCCTGTGCAACTCGGAGCTGCAACTGTTTAACCGTCTGTTTGGCCAGGGTTATCGCATCGAGCGTACTGCGCATGCTATTTCCGGCTCACGACATTGCGCTTATTTGATTCGACCATTGGAGCTTTAG
- the cpxA_1 gene encoding Sensor protein CpxA yields the protein MINSLTARIFAIFWFTLALVLMLVLMVPKLDSRQMTSLLDSEQRQGLMLEQHVEAELQNDPANDLMWWRRLFRAIEKWAPPGQRLILVTSEGRVIGNMQRNEMQLVRNFIGQSDNSDHPKKKKYGRVELVGPFSVRDGEDNYQLYLIRPANSPQSDFINLMFDRPLLLLIVTMLISAPLLLWLAWSLAKPARKLKNAADDVARGNLKQHPELEAGPQEFLATGASFNQMVSSLERMMTAQQRLISDISHELRTPLTRLQLATALMRRRHGEGRELERIETEAQRLDSMINDLLVLSRGQQKSELVRERLLANELWANVLDDAGFEAEQMGKHLEVTAPPGPWTLFGNAGALDSALENIVRNALRYSNTRIAVAFSADNQGITIVVDDDGPGVSTEDREQIFRPFYRTDEARDRASGGTGLGLAIVEAAVNQHRGWVKAEDSPLGGLRLVLWLPLHQR from the coding sequence ATGATCAACAGTTTGACGGCACGTATCTTCGCCATTTTTTGGTTCACATTGGCCCTGGTGCTGATGCTGGTGTTGATGGTGCCCAAGCTCGACTCCCGCCAAATGACCTCGCTGCTCGACAGCGAGCAGCGGCAGGGGCTGATGCTGGAACAACATGTCGAGGCCGAGTTGCAAAACGATCCGGCCAACGACCTGATGTGGTGGCGGCGTTTATTCCGCGCCATTGAAAAATGGGCCCCGCCAGGGCAGCGCCTGATCCTGGTCACCAGCGAAGGCCGGGTGATTGGCAACATGCAACGCAACGAAATGCAGTTGGTGCGTAATTTTATCGGCCAATCTGATAATTCCGACCACCCGAAGAAGAAAAAATACGGCCGCGTCGAACTGGTCGGCCCCTTCTCCGTACGCGATGGTGAAGACAACTACCAGTTGTACCTAATTCGTCCGGCCAACAGCCCACAATCCGACTTCATCAACCTGATGTTCGACCGGCCGCTGCTGCTGCTGATCGTCACCATGTTGATCAGCGCCCCATTGCTGCTATGGCTGGCCTGGAGCCTGGCGAAACCGGCACGTAAGCTGAAAAACGCGGCCGATGACGTCGCCCGTGGCAATCTGAAACAGCATCCGGAGCTGGAAGCCGGGCCGCAAGAGTTTCTGGCGACCGGCGCCAGTTTCAACCAAATGGTCAGTTCGCTGGAACGCATGATGACCGCTCAGCAACGGCTGATTTCCGACATCTCGCATGAGCTGCGCACCCCGCTAACCCGTCTGCAGCTGGCTACCGCGTTAATGCGTCGTCGCCACGGCGAAGGGCGTGAGCTGGAGCGCATCGAAACCGAGGCGCAGCGTCTGGACTCGATGATCAACGATCTGTTGGTGCTGTCACGAGGACAGCAGAAAAGCGAGTTGGTCCGTGAGCGGCTGCTGGCCAATGAACTCTGGGCCAATGTACTCGATGACGCCGGCTTTGAAGCCGAGCAAATGGGCAAGCATTTGGAAGTCACCGCTCCTCCCGGTCCATGGACGCTGTTCGGCAACGCCGGCGCGTTGGACAGCGCACTGGAAAACATTGTGCGTAACGCACTGCGCTATTCGAACACCAGGATCGCCGTGGCGTTCAGCGCGGACAACCAGGGCATTACCATTGTGGTCGACGATGATGGCCCAGGCGTCAGTACGGAAGATCGCGAGCAAATTTTCCGACCGTTTTATCGCACCGACGAAGCACGCGATCGCGCCTCCGGTGGCACCGGCTTGGGCCTGGCGATCGTAGAGGCGGCAGTCAACCAGCATCGCGGCTGGGTAAAAGCGGAAGACAGTCCGCTCGGTGGCCTGCGGTTAGTCCTGTGGTTACCGTTGCATCAGCGCTGA
- the trmL gene encoding tRNA (cytidine(34)-2'-O)-methyltransferase, with product MLNIVLFEPEIPPNTGNIIRLCANTGFQLHLIEPMGFPWDDKRLRRAGLDYHEFASIRRHADYAAFIASENPQRLFALTTKGTPAHSAVSYQAGDYLLFGPETRGLPAEILEALPAQQKIRIPMQAQSRSMNLSNAVAVVVYEAWRQLDYAGALIKS from the coding sequence ATGTTGAACATTGTTTTATTCGAACCCGAAATTCCACCCAATACCGGCAATATCATCCGCCTGTGTGCCAATACCGGTTTTCAACTGCACCTGATAGAACCAATGGGCTTCCCGTGGGACGACAAACGCCTGCGCCGCGCCGGGCTGGACTATCATGAATTCGCCAGCATCCGACGTCACGCCGACTACGCCGCTTTTATCGCCAGCGAAAATCCGCAGCGGTTGTTTGCCCTGACCACCAAAGGCACCCCCGCGCACAGCGCGGTCAGCTATCAGGCCGGCGACTATTTGCTGTTTGGGCCGGAAACCCGCGGGCTGCCTGCTGAAATCCTCGAAGCCTTGCCGGCACAACAGAAAATCCGCATTCCGATGCAGGCACAAAGCCGTAGCATGAACCTGTCCAACGCCGTGGCCGTGGTGGTGTATGAAGCCTGGCGGCAACTGGACTATGCGGGTGCGCTGATCAAATCCTGA
- a CDS encoding Protein of uncharacterised function (DUF1454) translates to MPCYTMLRKTIAIACLLLSISSAWADPPDAAVSASPTAPYLLAGAPTFDLTVVKFREKYNRDNPTLPIGEFRAIATAEDDTPLLTRAASKLNENLYASTALEKGTGKIKTLQITHLPLQQSSEEKAARTIAINYMAALMRQFEPALTVEKSLSKVANLLEKGKGSRFYQQQVGAIRYVVADNGDKGVTFAVEPVKLTLSEP, encoded by the coding sequence ATGCCGTGTTATACCATGCTGAGAAAAACCATCGCCATCGCCTGCCTGTTGCTGAGTATCAGCAGCGCCTGGGCCGATCCGCCGGATGCCGCCGTCAGTGCATCGCCCACCGCGCCGTATCTGCTGGCCGGGGCACCGACCTTTGATCTGACGGTGGTCAAATTCCGCGAAAAATATAACCGCGACAACCCGACGCTGCCGATTGGCGAATTTCGCGCCATCGCAACCGCAGAGGACGATACGCCACTGCTGACGCGTGCCGCCAGCAAGCTGAACGAAAATCTCTACGCCTCCACTGCGCTGGAAAAGGGCACCGGCAAAATCAAAACGCTGCAAATTACCCATCTGCCGCTGCAGCAAAGCAGCGAAGAAAAGGCGGCCCGCACCATTGCCATCAACTATATGGCCGCACTGATGCGCCAGTTTGAACCGGCGCTGACGGTGGAAAAAAGCCTGAGCAAAGTGGCCAACCTGCTGGAGAAAGGCAAAGGTTCGCGCTTTTACCAACAGCAGGTCGGTGCGATCCGTTATGTGGTCGCGGACAACGGCGATAAAGGAGTAACTTTCGCTGTTGAACCGGTTAAGCTGACGCTATCCGAGCCGTAA